A single Pseudoalteromonas rubra DNA region contains:
- the bfr gene encoding bacterioferritin has protein sequence MKGDKAVITALNTVLANELVGINQYFLHARMFKDFGFSQLDKADYKTSIQKMKNADRLIERILFLEGLPNLQDLGRLKIGENSEEMIAANMAFEQASLGDLVDAIALCEEKQDYISREALDNILNEQEEQIDWLETQQHLIKVTGIENYLQTQM, from the coding sequence ATGAAAGGCGATAAAGCGGTAATAACGGCACTGAACACCGTACTTGCAAACGAGCTGGTAGGCATTAACCAATATTTCTTGCATGCCCGTATGTTTAAAGATTTTGGTTTTTCGCAACTGGACAAAGCGGATTACAAAACATCTATCCAAAAAATGAAGAATGCAGATCGCCTGATTGAACGTATTCTGTTTCTGGAAGGCTTGCCTAACCTCCAGGACCTGGGTCGACTCAAAATTGGTGAAAACAGCGAAGAAATGATTGCGGCTAATATGGCATTTGAGCAAGCATCATTAGGGGATCTGGTTGACGCTATCGCATTGTGTGAAGAAAAGCAGGACTACATTAGTCGTGAGGCGTTGGACAATATCCTCAATGAGCAGGAAGAGCAAATTGACTGGCTGGAGACCCAGCAACACCTCATCAAAGTCACCGGTATCGAAAACTACCTGCAGACGCAAATGTAA
- a CDS encoding ATP-binding protein: MFGKITALPKIAIAVVLGLLGGFANLLPLWFLDSSEFLLGQLFVILALMSLGWRYALLCVAIGAAFIFYRWGHCWPSTVFLLEIAWLQIFCVRPNKPLFMRGLAFWVLFGIPLLFLFGKFALDLNLLVIMTALAKYFINAAICLVIVDLLSLFLFKQLWQAKPLYRILNYMISHLIILVVLVTTIMLTNSHYERIEYEVRAQLSDVANTTAQRIDSFLGNHRRALADAAHNIEAGLDQQHTITRLVESYPNIRTAITADESGLVTHFYPDTLRTSLAGEVPAVSDRQYFIQAPYYPNGFVSGIFRGRGFGDDSIVAISAPIYERGNFAGIVEGSVFFNTFEQFIPRILSHLGHLMILDSENKVVFSSLKSDFNTLDELDEATLNSLTNDDLNLYVGKTEEVFYRRGVRSEEFSWQVISLVERKYVNMAVASAWGQSFFLALFIIALSSVLVSKLTRMLINPMHDLSSRLNGFDPASRNDDLSPREEATFLEVITLQQQFTQLAFKLSMSFKKLQKANQENQSLNAQLTNFNAQLESQVQEKTEELIDALDRANKASSAKSLFLANMSHEIRTPLNGIIGMTADMQRHTHDTEVAESLQIIYQSAHNLLLILNDILDYSKIEAGALELDRHDVAFRKMLHSLTTSFCKTGVKAGVTFSYEVNDSIPEYLKLDELRVTQIINNLLSNAGKFTEQGSIKLSACYVDEALHIDISDTGVGIAKEKQKQLFGEFIQADVSTTRKYGGTGLGLTICKRLAEAMGGTISLESEAGRGSTFTVILPASPGEAQQDEKQHVSAPDLNGVNVLLVEDNPINQIVAAKLMEHTGCNLTKANDGLDALSVLEGNHMPVILMDCQMPNMDGFDCTRRIRQNPDLYGTPYIIAITANAFNEDKVKCLQVGMDDFVSKPIEPDALYQCLARWRSA; encoded by the coding sequence TTGTTCGGGAAAATAACAGCATTACCTAAGATCGCGATTGCGGTTGTGCTCGGGTTGTTAGGTGGCTTTGCTAACCTTCTGCCCCTATGGTTCCTGGATAGTTCCGAGTTTCTGCTTGGTCAGCTGTTCGTTATTCTTGCATTGATGTCGCTGGGCTGGCGCTATGCTTTATTGTGTGTCGCAATTGGTGCGGCCTTTATATTTTACCGCTGGGGACACTGTTGGCCCTCTACGGTGTTTTTGTTAGAAATTGCCTGGCTACAGATCTTTTGTGTCAGACCTAACAAACCTTTATTTATGCGGGGCCTGGCATTTTGGGTGCTGTTTGGGATCCCATTACTCTTCCTGTTCGGTAAGTTTGCCCTTGACCTCAACTTACTGGTTATTATGACGGCGCTGGCCAAGTACTTCATTAATGCCGCTATATGCCTGGTTATTGTCGACTTACTGTCATTATTTTTATTCAAACAATTGTGGCAGGCGAAGCCACTGTATCGCATTTTGAATTACATGATCAGTCACCTTATTATTCTGGTGGTGCTGGTGACAACGATTATGCTGACCAATAGCCACTATGAACGTATAGAATATGAGGTGAGAGCGCAGCTGAGTGATGTTGCGAACACAACGGCGCAGCGGATAGACAGCTTTCTTGGTAATCATCGCCGTGCTTTGGCAGATGCTGCGCACAATATTGAAGCCGGGTTGGATCAACAGCATACAATCACACGTCTGGTCGAGTCCTATCCGAATATCCGCACTGCCATCACCGCGGATGAATCCGGGCTGGTTACACACTTTTACCCCGATACGCTTAGGACCAGCCTTGCTGGCGAAGTGCCGGCAGTATCCGATCGTCAGTATTTTATTCAGGCACCGTATTATCCCAATGGGTTTGTGTCGGGCATTTTTCGGGGTAGGGGGTTTGGTGATGATTCGATTGTCGCTATTTCTGCCCCCATCTATGAGAGAGGGAACTTTGCCGGGATTGTGGAAGGGTCCGTATTTTTTAATACATTTGAGCAATTTATTCCTCGTATTTTGTCGCACCTGGGACACTTGATGATCCTGGATAGCGAAAATAAAGTGGTATTTAGCTCCCTGAAATCTGACTTTAATACGCTCGATGAACTGGACGAAGCGACGTTAAATTCGCTGACCAATGATGATTTGAATCTGTATGTTGGTAAGACGGAAGAGGTGTTTTACCGTCGTGGCGTGCGTTCTGAGGAGTTCAGCTGGCAGGTCATCAGTTTGGTGGAGCGCAAGTACGTCAATATGGCGGTTGCATCGGCCTGGGGACAGTCTTTTTTCCTGGCCCTGTTTATTATTGCACTGAGCAGCGTTTTGGTTAGCAAATTAACCCGTATGCTGATCAACCCAATGCATGATCTTAGTAGTCGGCTGAACGGGTTTGACCCGGCCAGTCGTAATGATGATTTGTCTCCTCGCGAAGAAGCAACCTTTCTTGAAGTGATTACGTTGCAGCAGCAATTTACCCAGCTGGCGTTTAAGTTGTCTATGAGCTTCAAAAAGTTGCAAAAAGCTAATCAGGAAAATCAGTCGCTTAATGCTCAGCTCACCAACTTTAATGCCCAATTAGAGAGCCAGGTGCAGGAGAAAACTGAAGAGCTAATTGATGCACTCGACAGGGCCAATAAAGCGAGTTCAGCAAAAAGTTTGTTTTTGGCCAATATGAGTCATGAAATACGCACACCGCTCAATGGGATAATTGGCATGACCGCAGATATGCAGCGGCACACCCATGACACAGAGGTTGCTGAGTCTTTGCAGATCATTTATCAGTCTGCGCATAATCTGCTGCTGATCCTGAACGATATTCTTGATTACTCCAAAATTGAAGCTGGCGCCCTGGAGCTGGACAGGCACGATGTTGCCTTTCGTAAGATGTTACATTCGCTGACCACGTCCTTTTGCAAAACTGGCGTGAAGGCTGGGGTGACATTTAGCTATGAGGTTAACGACTCTATTCCTGAGTACCTCAAGCTGGATGAGTTGAGGGTGACGCAAATCATTAACAACTTGCTCAGTAATGCAGGCAAGTTCACTGAGCAGGGTAGTATTAAGCTCAGTGCCTGTTACGTCGACGAAGCCTTGCATATTGATATCTCTGACACCGGAGTAGGGATTGCGAAAGAGAAACAGAAGCAGCTATTCGGAGAGTTTATTCAGGCTGATGTTTCTACAACACGTAAATATGGTGGCACAGGGCTTGGCCTGACAATATGTAAACGCCTGGCCGAGGCAATGGGGGGGACAATTAGTTTAGAAAGTGAGGCCGGCAGAGGCAGCACGTTTACCGTGATTTTGCCTGCCAGTCCGGGTGAAGCGCAGCAAGACGAAAAACAGCATGTCAGTGCACCGGATCTGAATGGTGTGAATGTGTTACTGGTTGAAGACAACCCAATCAACCAGATCGTAGCGGCAAAATTGATGGAACATACAGGCTGCAATTTGACTAAAGCAAATGACGGCCTGGATGCGCTGTCTGTCTTAGAGGGTAACCATATGCCCGTTATCCTGATGGATTGTCAGATGCCGAATATGGATGGATTTGATTGCACTCGTCGGATCCGGCAAAACCCTGACCTATACGGTACACCTTATATCATTGCCATCACAGCCAATGCCTTCAATGAGGACAAAGTGAAATGTTTGCAGGTAGGGATGGATGACTTTGTTTCTAAGCCCATTGAGCCTGATGCCCTGTATCAATGCCTGGCTCGATGGCGTAGCGCATAA
- a CDS encoding (2Fe-2S)-binding protein — protein sequence MYICICHGVTDKKIAESIDDGARSMRDLSKELGVGSQCGKCCNCAKKILNEKLIDIVDVTEQVA from the coding sequence ATGTATATCTGCATTTGCCACGGTGTGACGGACAAAAAAATCGCCGAATCTATTGATGATGGCGCAAGGTCTATGCGCGATTTGAGCAAAGAGTTAGGTGTGGGATCTCAGTGTGGTAAGTGTTGTAACTGCGCTAAGAAGATACTGAACGAAAAACTAATTGATATCGTAGATGTGACAGAGCAAGTAGCTTAA
- a CDS encoding thymidine kinase, which produces MAQLYFYYSAMNAGKSTTLLQSAFNYRERGMNPFILTAALDDRAGVGKVASRIGLEAEAHTYEPATDLLNLINQSHDKQALDCILVDESQFLNKQQVSQLTDVVDLLGIPVLCYGLRTDFRGELFEGAQYLLAWADKLIELKTVCHCGRKANHVLRLDAAGNAIADGAQVEIGGNDRYVSVCRKHYKAELIRL; this is translated from the coding sequence ATGGCGCAACTTTATTTTTATTATTCGGCGATGAACGCCGGAAAATCTACCACATTATTGCAATCTGCATTTAATTATCGTGAGCGGGGTATGAATCCGTTTATCCTGACCGCTGCGCTTGATGACCGTGCCGGCGTTGGCAAGGTCGCCTCTCGTATCGGGCTTGAAGCGGAAGCACATACTTACGAGCCAGCAACGGATCTGTTGAACCTAATCAACCAGTCGCATGATAAGCAAGCGTTGGATTGTATTTTGGTCGACGAAAGCCAGTTTTTGAATAAACAGCAAGTCTCTCAGCTAACCGATGTGGTTGATCTGCTCGGGATCCCGGTCTTGTGCTACGGGCTCAGAACCGATTTCCGGGGAGAGCTGTTCGAAGGTGCTCAGTATTTGCTGGCCTGGGCCGACAAACTGATCGAATTGAAAACAGTCTGCCATTGTGGTCGCAAGGCGAACCACGTTCTGCGACTGGATGCGGCTGGAAATGCAATTGCTGATGGCGCCCAGGTTGAAATTGGCGGAAA
- a CDS encoding EAL domain-containing protein, protein MNNWLQAALLSFLMIYHHLVIADPYYANQISRLSTQEGLSQSSVTALVQDKQGYIWIATHQGLNRHDGNQFSPFKGQALFSGSDILLLQLLDNDQLFISTVQSGAFLLNTRTLSLVKLFDQGGRQGIAPDAAVNAIVQYQDQYVIAIENALYRVNTQTLASERLLTLPHNAYVRTMLAWHDTLLIGSESGLFQFKNEQLSLLNHQGSVAKSALNNNVKLLKQDQALGLLVGTVEGLFVIPGDASQLIDQQAYELVSQLNIWAHEIGPYGEYLATDSGLYLLDRRNHSASKLFSFSESRYLTPQNTIPVMLLDKHANLWMGSNNNGAFIWPTSAYRFKLLASHNNNFNNNIWAVHQKNDGTLWLGSDDGLHLFSDGQQANLQQSYFRNQSHKPAYGSHAVYNIYSSPYLTDNMLLLDTRAGLKQFDITTGQASELKVTNANVAMTGEDHLVGSMLVDQRTLLFHTHHNIFLYDIALQTITTLSELEAQIDDLQALLFLPGRPEKPNELLFSTANALVSYDRLSHQINTLWQADAASDNAYPIVNDWMKDGQGRLWLATNTMGLIALETHSFQRIVHITEEQGLGTNTLYELERDLHNQLWISSQNGLYKLNLETLQLDHYDHRNGLVTNEFNLGASQPLHSGKMLFGTPNGAIKFDPNAFTLPVETEQLAFSGVQLMSRPILVSPEQLDTQTLQFEYDDMGFRFEFSQFNIFNVRRNFVTAHLLGPTTLEVKDVKNNYLFFNTLKPGKYTLTLSEFRPGDTEKRIQSQLHFEVKHAWWNTPLAISSYLLLIAGILTVLYRRHQVKQLALRQTYDQLVHAKAQTDLALTKTQSGLWSMDMQTQQITLLGNVQDASQSKQLSLNAFFNKVHPQDQEMVQRQWARFIASPDSQLSITYRIYSKQQGWLWYHDIAKVSEWDAKGEPLKASGIYSNITEQKANQLNAAMFAQALSQIQDWLLILDSSLQLLSVNQSLSSSLGLDRYEPQKQLTLSELKKRLGRQQLIKLLNALRNIQPKENIKLEIDVTFDDQRQSAVQLSINAITDEQGEIEFLVIVGSDLSQQKQAQSELRYLANFDALTDLPNRNLMLQHIEFAIYNATKSNSGCALLFIDLDKFKPINDAYGHSAGDQLLIAVTKRINSTLNAHCILGRQSGDEFIVLIKTFEDVAQVTELVQHMITSLCNKYEIDGISMSISASVGVAIFPFDEQTAEGLLRNADIAMLHAKQSGRNNFKFFTSEMNAHLSRKLSLEAALKEAVADDQFYNHYQPIVNTTNHTLTGVELLMRWQLGSKPVSPAEFIPIAEEVGLIEQMTTQALRKALEELTPFFHQQASFYLSLNLSPQHIMRDNLAASLDSIVAEFGLSNHQLKLEITETSFLADRHKASKTLAQLKKFGFTLLLDDFGTGYSSLTYLSHFPIDIIKIDQSFIRTLETHPHNRSIVKTIYMLAQNLNMACIAEGVETAQQLSFLRDLGCEYMQGYYFSKPLSAAGLFEQYPPDVANVS, encoded by the coding sequence ATGAACAACTGGCTACAAGCAGCTTTATTGTCTTTTTTAATGATATATCACCACTTGGTGATTGCAGATCCTTATTATGCAAATCAGATCAGCCGCTTGTCGACGCAGGAAGGGCTTTCTCAGTCGAGTGTCACCGCGCTGGTTCAGGACAAGCAGGGATATATCTGGATCGCGACCCATCAGGGCTTAAATCGACATGACGGTAACCAATTTAGTCCCTTCAAGGGGCAGGCACTGTTCTCAGGCAGTGACATTTTACTGCTCCAACTGTTAGACAATGATCAATTATTTATATCAACAGTACAATCAGGCGCGTTTCTGCTAAACACCCGTACTTTATCGCTGGTGAAATTGTTTGACCAGGGAGGACGTCAGGGCATAGCGCCAGATGCCGCGGTGAATGCCATTGTGCAGTATCAAGATCAATACGTGATTGCAATTGAAAACGCCTTGTATCGCGTCAATACGCAGACACTTGCGTCGGAACGTTTGCTCACCCTGCCACATAACGCCTATGTTCGCACTATGCTGGCGTGGCATGATACTTTACTCATTGGTTCAGAGTCTGGACTGTTTCAATTCAAAAATGAGCAACTCAGCTTACTGAACCACCAGGGCTCAGTAGCCAAGTCTGCGCTCAATAACAATGTAAAACTGCTCAAACAGGACCAGGCGTTGGGGCTGCTGGTGGGCACAGTGGAAGGCTTGTTTGTCATTCCAGGTGATGCCAGCCAGCTAATAGACCAGCAGGCTTATGAACTTGTTTCACAACTCAATATCTGGGCACATGAAATCGGGCCATATGGAGAATACCTGGCCACAGATTCAGGTCTATATCTGCTCGACCGCCGTAATCATAGCGCCAGTAAGCTGTTCTCATTCAGCGAAAGCCGCTATTTGACACCGCAAAATACCATCCCTGTCATGTTATTAGACAAGCATGCAAACCTATGGATGGGCTCTAATAATAATGGGGCATTTATTTGGCCAACTTCAGCGTACCGATTTAAACTACTCGCCTCCCATAACAATAACTTCAATAACAATATCTGGGCCGTGCACCAGAAAAACGATGGCACACTTTGGCTTGGCAGCGATGATGGGTTACATCTCTTTTCCGACGGCCAGCAAGCAAACCTTCAACAAAGTTATTTTCGTAACCAAAGCCACAAACCGGCATATGGCAGCCACGCTGTCTACAACATCTATAGCTCCCCCTACCTGACAGACAATATGCTCCTGCTTGATACCAGAGCCGGACTTAAACAGTTTGACATAACAACCGGGCAAGCCTCTGAGCTCAAAGTCACCAACGCAAACGTTGCAATGACAGGAGAAGACCACTTAGTCGGCTCTATGCTTGTAGATCAGCGTACACTCTTGTTTCATACGCACCATAATATTTTCCTTTATGATATTGCCTTACAAACGATTACCACATTAAGTGAGTTGGAAGCACAGATAGATGACTTGCAAGCCCTGTTATTTCTGCCTGGCAGACCAGAAAAGCCCAATGAGTTGTTATTCAGCACCGCCAACGCGTTAGTGAGTTACGATCGTCTCAGCCACCAGATCAATACTTTGTGGCAGGCAGACGCCGCCTCTGATAACGCCTACCCTATCGTAAATGACTGGATGAAGGATGGCCAGGGCCGACTTTGGCTGGCAACCAACACAATGGGCCTCATTGCGCTCGAAACACACAGTTTCCAGCGCATAGTACATATCACAGAGGAGCAGGGGCTTGGCACCAACACTCTTTACGAACTGGAGCGTGACCTGCACAACCAACTTTGGATAAGTAGCCAAAATGGCCTCTATAAACTGAATTTAGAAACGCTGCAGCTCGATCACTATGATCATCGTAATGGGCTGGTTACCAATGAGTTTAATCTCGGGGCCAGTCAGCCTCTGCATTCAGGAAAAATGCTGTTTGGCACGCCCAACGGCGCAATAAAGTTCGACCCAAATGCCTTTACGCTGCCAGTAGAAACAGAGCAACTCGCCTTCTCCGGTGTGCAGCTGATGTCCAGGCCCATACTTGTCTCACCCGAACAACTCGACACGCAGACTTTACAGTTTGAATATGACGACATGGGGTTTCGCTTTGAGTTTAGTCAATTCAACATTTTTAATGTGCGTCGTAATTTTGTCACAGCTCACCTGTTAGGGCCCACGACCCTGGAGGTCAAAGATGTTAAAAATAACTATTTATTTTTTAATACCTTGAAGCCTGGAAAATACACCCTGACCCTGTCCGAATTCCGACCTGGTGACACTGAAAAACGCATCCAGAGCCAGCTACATTTTGAGGTCAAACATGCCTGGTGGAATACACCGTTAGCAATCAGCAGTTATCTGTTGCTGATTGCAGGAATATTGACTGTGCTCTATCGCAGACACCAGGTCAAGCAACTTGCTCTGCGTCAGACCTATGACCAGTTAGTTCACGCAAAAGCCCAGACCGACTTGGCGCTTACCAAAACACAAAGCGGGCTGTGGAGCATGGATATGCAGACTCAGCAAATCACCTTACTGGGCAATGTTCAGGACGCCAGCCAAAGTAAACAGCTCAGCTTGAACGCATTTTTCAACAAAGTTCACCCACAAGATCAGGAAATGGTACAACGCCAATGGGCACGCTTTATTGCCTCACCCGACAGCCAGCTCTCTATCACGTATCGAATTTATTCCAAACAACAAGGCTGGCTCTGGTATCACGATATTGCCAAGGTCAGCGAATGGGATGCCAAAGGTGAACCACTAAAGGCATCTGGTATCTACAGTAACATTACCGAGCAAAAAGCAAACCAATTGAACGCTGCTATGTTCGCCCAGGCCCTATCTCAGATCCAGGACTGGTTATTAATCCTCGACAGCAGCTTACAGCTTTTGTCTGTCAACCAAAGTTTATCATCATCTCTGGGATTGGACCGATATGAGCCTCAAAAACAACTGACACTCAGCGAACTCAAAAAACGACTTGGGCGACAACAGCTGATAAAATTACTGAACGCACTGCGTAACATCCAACCTAAAGAGAACATAAAACTAGAAATTGATGTGACATTTGATGATCAGCGCCAAAGTGCAGTTCAACTCAGTATCAATGCCATTACAGATGAACAGGGTGAAATAGAATTTTTAGTCATCGTTGGTTCCGACTTATCTCAGCAAAAACAAGCACAAAGTGAGTTACGTTATCTCGCAAACTTTGACGCCCTGACCGATTTACCTAATCGCAACCTAATGCTGCAACACATTGAATTTGCAATTTATAATGCAACTAAAAGCAATTCCGGGTGCGCGTTGTTGTTTATTGATCTAGACAAATTCAAGCCAATTAATGACGCCTATGGCCACTCTGCAGGGGACCAACTCCTGATTGCCGTTACGAAAAGGATAAATAGCACCTTAAACGCGCACTGTATCCTGGGTCGCCAGAGTGGCGATGAGTTCATTGTTCTGATAAAAACTTTCGAAGACGTCGCCCAGGTCACAGAGTTGGTGCAACATATGATCACGTCGTTGTGCAATAAATACGAAATAGATGGTATCTCTATGAGCATCTCTGCCAGCGTGGGTGTCGCGATTTTTCCATTTGACGAACAAACAGCAGAAGGCCTGTTGCGAAATGCGGATATCGCAATGCTGCATGCCAAACAAAGCGGCAGAAACAACTTTAAGTTTTTTACCAGCGAAATGAATGCGCACCTGAGCAGAAAGCTCAGCTTAGAAGCGGCGCTCAAGGAAGCGGTAGCAGACGATCAGTTTTACAATCACTATCAGCCTATTGTGAACACCACAAACCACACTTTGACAGGTGTGGAGTTGTTAATGCGCTGGCAGTTGGGGTCAAAGCCTGTATCACCTGCAGAGTTTATTCCGATTGCTGAAGAAGTCGGCTTAATTGAGCAAATGACAACGCAGGCCTTACGTAAAGCTCTTGAGGAACTTACGCCATTTTTCCACCAGCAGGCCTCATTTTATTTGTCATTGAATCTCTCACCTCAACATATTATGCGTGATAACCTGGCCGCCTCTTTGGACAGTATTGTGGCGGAATTTGGCTTAAGCAATCATCAGCTTAAACTGGAAATCACAGAAACCAGCTTTCTGGCAGACCGGCATAAAGCCAGTAAAACACTGGCACAGCTTAAAAAATTTGGCTTTACATTACTGCTGGACGATTTTGGCACAGGCTACTCTTCGCTCACGTACCTAAGTCACTTTCCTATCGACATTATCAAGATTGACCAGAGTTTTATCCGCACACTGGAAACTCACCCTCATAATCGTTCCATCGTAAAGACCATCTATATGCTGGCGCAAAACCTCAACATGGCATGCATCGCCGAAGGGGTGGAAACCGCCCAGCAGCTTAGTTTCCTTCGGGATCTCGGCTGCGAATACATGCAGGGATATTATTTTTCTAAACCTCTTAGCGCTGCGGGCTTGTTTGAGCAATACCCGCCTGATGTGGCCAACGTGAGCTGA
- a CDS encoding methylated-DNA--[protein]-cysteine S-methyltransferase produces the protein MTIQTYLASPVGDIAIQATDKGLSYVGFAPKSVYSEGTNEHLKRACTQLTEYFAGQRSEFDVALDTQGTPFQQAVWQLLRQIPYGETNTYGWMAARLDNPKAVRAVGAANGKNPISIIVPCHRIIGASGKLTGYAGGLERKSWLLAHEGIKITQ, from the coding sequence ATGACTATTCAAACCTATCTGGCGAGTCCGGTTGGCGATATCGCTATACAGGCAACAGATAAAGGGCTGAGTTATGTTGGCTTCGCGCCTAAATCTGTGTACTCAGAGGGTACCAATGAGCACCTTAAGCGCGCCTGCACTCAGTTAACCGAGTATTTTGCCGGGCAACGGAGTGAGTTTGATGTTGCTCTGGACACTCAGGGCACGCCTTTTCAGCAAGCTGTGTGGCAACTGCTGCGACAAATCCCTTATGGCGAAACAAATACTTATGGTTGGATGGCAGCCAGGCTAGACAATCCGAAAGCAGTCCGGGCCGTTGGGGCAGCCAATGGCAAAAACCCAATCAGCATTATCGTACCGTGCCACCGAATTATTGGTGCAAGCGGCAAGTTGACGGGATATGCCGGGGGATTGGAACGTAAATCCTGGCTTTTAGCGCACGAAGGGATAAAAATTACCCAGTAA
- a CDS encoding AlkA N-terminal domain-containing protein, giving the protein MLSSEVCARARKSRDARFDGLFYVAVKSTGIYCRPICPAPAAKEHNVQYYQHAHCAAQAGFRPCIRCRPDSAPGSYAWLGTQTTAVRAKRLIDGGFLGSASVTQLAEKLGITTRYLTKLFQQYYGIAPKKYALFKQCDLAKQLLQQTALPVTQVAYACGFNSQRRFNDAFSRLYQITPSSLRRGAEVSQQIDLVMAFRPPFNWQAMREFLAHRLVTPLEWLDDTSYGRNFRLDDYQGCFTAYYEESQNRFRVTIEISDLKGLPLVVNNIRRVLDLDADSEFINTHLQQHCSDMALQDGLRLPGIWTPFEAGIRAVLGQQISVVAARNLMIQLVEQLGEKQKNGTYQFPSADVIASSELSFFKMPERRKQAIIALAQHHVDDPDCTPESWLAIKGIGPWTVDYASMRGLSAPDIYLGGDLGVQKAIDKVGLIDEPGCAPFRSYLTFQLWQQIK; this is encoded by the coding sequence ATGCTTTCTTCAGAAGTTTGTGCCAGGGCACGAAAAAGCCGGGATGCACGGTTTGATGGTTTATTTTATGTTGCGGTGAAGAGCACGGGTATTTATTGTCGCCCGATATGTCCGGCGCCAGCGGCAAAAGAGCACAATGTGCAGTATTACCAGCATGCGCATTGCGCGGCACAGGCCGGTTTTAGACCTTGTATTCGTTGTCGGCCAGACAGTGCGCCTGGTAGCTATGCCTGGCTGGGTACACAAACCACTGCGGTCAGAGCGAAAAGATTGATTGACGGTGGTTTTTTGGGCAGTGCAAGTGTGACTCAGTTAGCTGAAAAATTGGGGATCACGACACGATACCTGACCAAACTGTTTCAACAGTATTATGGTATCGCGCCAAAAAAATATGCGTTGTTTAAACAGTGTGACTTAGCAAAGCAGCTATTGCAGCAAACAGCCTTACCGGTTACCCAGGTCGCATATGCCTGCGGGTTTAACTCTCAGCGTCGCTTTAACGACGCATTCAGTCGGCTCTATCAGATTACGCCATCCAGCTTACGTCGCGGTGCTGAGGTCAGTCAGCAGATTGACTTGGTGATGGCCTTTCGTCCCCCCTTCAACTGGCAGGCGATGCGAGAATTTTTAGCGCATCGTTTGGTGACACCACTGGAGTGGCTAGATGACACCTCTTATGGACGTAATTTTAGATTGGACGATTATCAAGGTTGCTTTACGGCGTATTATGAGGAGTCTCAGAACCGCTTCAGAGTAACGATTGAGATCAGCGATCTAAAAGGGTTACCTCTGGTGGTGAATAATATCCGCCGGGTATTGGATTTAGATGCGGACTCCGAGTTTATCAACACGCATTTACAGCAACATTGTAGTGACATGGCACTTCAGGATGGGCTGAGATTACCCGGGATATGGACACCCTTTGAAGCGGGAATACGTGCTGTTTTAGGGCAGCAAATTAGTGTTGTGGCTGCCAGGAACCTAATGATCCAGTTAGTTGAACAGCTGGGAGAAAAGCAGAAAAATGGCACTTATCAATTTCCCTCAGCAGACGTTATTGCGTCATCTGAGCTGTCGTTTTTTAAAATGCCTGAACGCCGTAAACAGGCAATAATAGCCCTGGCGCAGCATCATGTGGACGATCCCGATTGCACACCAGAATCCTGGCTGGCAATTAAAGGAATAGGCCCCTGGACCGTGGATTATGCGAGCATGCGGGGTCTGAGTGCGCCGGATATTTATCTGGGAGGGGATCTCGGAGTACAAAAAGCCATTGATAAGGTCGGGCTGATAGATGAGCCAGGCTGCGCCCCATTTAGAAGCTATCTGACTTTTCAGTTATGGCAGCAAATAAAATAA
- the bfr gene encoding bacterioferritin yields the protein MQGKQQVIDAFNALLANELAAIDQYFIHSRMYDDWGLNKLYERLNHEMEEETTHADWLIKRILFLEGVPNMTKRRDLLIGSDVKSMMENDLKLELEVVESVKQAIKICEQEQDYQSRAVLEKLLFDTEEDHVYWLEQQIGLIDKIGIQNYLQSQLA from the coding sequence ATGCAAGGCAAGCAACAGGTAATTGATGCATTTAACGCACTACTGGCTAATGAGCTCGCAGCCATTGATCAGTACTTTATTCATTCCCGCATGTATGACGACTGGGGTTTGAACAAACTTTATGAGCGTCTTAATCACGAAATGGAAGAAGAAACCACACACGCAGACTGGTTAATCAAGCGTATCTTGTTCCTTGAAGGTGTCCCTAACATGACTAAACGCCGCGATCTGCTCATAGGTAGCGACGTAAAATCTATGATGGAAAATGATCTTAAGCTGGAGCTGGAAGTGGTAGAAAGCGTTAAACAGGCCATCAAGATCTGCGAACAGGAGCAGGACTACCAATCACGTGCAGTCCTCGAAAAGCTGCTGTTTGATACCGAAGAAGACCATGTTTATTGGCTAGAACAGCAAATCGGTCTTATCGACAAAATCGGCATCCAAAACTATCTGCAATCTCAGCTGGCATAA